The following coding sequences are from one Humulus lupulus chromosome X, drHumLupu1.1, whole genome shotgun sequence window:
- the LOC133806003 gene encoding uncharacterized protein LOC133806003, whose translation MDRILSWNVRGINSQHKQSAVKNLICSRRVGLVGLLETKIKASNLGALYLHVLSGWCFTSNNALHESGRIVVSWNLFMFNVDILQCSSQLIHLHVSSTSNKDSFHVTFVYGMNDEGGRSILWKELQELAMTSPWIVLGDFNDILSKEERIGARVKYKSSQAFQMCITACYLEDIKYSGNFYTWSNKQKGQDRIYSKLDRVLANQAWLDAFPVAEVHFLNEGIFDHSPAILTVYPELISGRKPFKYFRMWKSFSGYQDLVHADWSRPVDGTMMYRAVQKLKRLKDTLRTINKQGFSDIHVAEMAAFHSLTECQNRLSKDPLNTNLIQKESEARQKYSELHRSYCSFLQQKAKIKWSQEGDSNTAFFHTSIRERSRQNRIYSITSKSGDLLDKPDQVSTAFLEYYQNLLGSKLALRKKVIKRVVQQGAILTSEQANSLLLPYRKEEVQKAIWEILGSKAPGPDGYGSYFFQDNWDLVGSEVSDAILSFLHSGEILKELNNTILTLIPKGSCPKFVSDFRPIACCNVLYKVATKMICSRLSSILPMIIA comes from the coding sequence ATGGATAGGATATTGAGTTGGAATGTCAGGGGGATCAACAGCCAACATAAGCAATCAGcagttaaaaatttaatttgttcCAGGCGGGTTGGTTTGGTGGGTCTCCTTGAAACGAAGATTAAGGCTTCTAACTTAGGAGCTCTTTATCTTCATGTGCTCTCCGGTTGGTGTTTTACTTCGAATAATGCGTTGCATGAGAGTGGCCGTATTGTTGTTAGCTGGAATCTGTTCATGTTTAATGTTGATATTTTACAGTGTTCTAGTCAATTGATTCATTTACATGTCAGTTCAACCTCTAATAAGGATAGTTTCCATGTTACTTTTGTATATGGTATGAATGATGAGGGAGGAAGGAGTATACTGTGGAAGGAGTTACAGGAACTGGCTATGACTTCTCCTTGGATCGTTCTAGGTGATTTTAATGACATTTTATCTAAAGAGGAAAGGATTGGTGCTCGTGTTAAGTATAAATCTTCTCAAGCTTTTCAGATGTGTATTACGGCTTGTTATTTGGAGGATATAAAGTATAGTGGGAACTTTTATACTTGGAGCAATAAACAGAAGGGTCAAGATAGAATTTATTCGAAATTAGACCGAGTTTTGGCTAATCAAGCGTGGTTGGATGCTTTCCCTGTAGCGGAGGTTCATTTTTTGAATGAGGGAATTTTTGACCACTCTCCAGCTATTCTAACAGTGTACCCTGAACTGATTTCAGGTAGGAAACCTTTCAAGTACTTTCGAATGTGGAAGTCTTTTTCTGGTTATCAAGATCTGGTTCACGCTGATTGGAGTAGACCTGTTGATGGCACAATGATGTATAGGGCAGTTCAGAAACTCAAGCGTCTTAAGGACACATTGCGGACAATTAATAAACAAGGATTTTCAGATATTCATGTTGCAGAGATGGCGGCCTTTCATTCTCTTACTGAATGTCAAAACAGGTTGAGTAAGGATCCCCTCAACACAAATTTAATTCAGAAGGAAAGTGAAGCTCGACAAAAGTATTCTGAATTGCACAGGTCTTATTGTTCTTTTTTGCAACAAAAAGCTAAGATCAAATGGAGTCAAGAAGGAGATTCTAACACTGCTTTTTTTCATACAAGCATAAGGGAGAGGAGTAGGCAGAATAGAATCTATTCTATAACTTCAAAATCTGGAGATTTGCTTGATAAACCTGATCAAGTATCGACTGCCTTTTTAGAGTATTATCAGAATTTATTAGGCAGTAAGTTGGCACTGAGGAAAAAGGTAATTAAAAGGGTGGTTCAACAAGGTGCTATTCTAACTAGTGAGCAAGCTAATTCTCTTCTCTTGCCTTATAGAAAAGAGGAAGTTCAGAAAGCTATTTGGGAGATTCTTGGTTCAAAGGCCCCGGGCCCGGATGGTTATGGTAGTTATTTTTTCCAGGATAACTGGGATTTGGTTGGATCTGAAGTCAGTGATGCTATCTTGTCTTTTCTACACTCTGGGGAAATTTTAAAGGAATTAAACAATACCATTCTGACCCTAATCCCGAAAGGTAGCTGTCCAAAATTTGTGAGTGATTTTCGGCCTATTGCTTGCTGCAATGTTCTATATAAGGTGGCCACAAAGATGATTTGTTCTAGATTGAGCTCTATTTTGCCTATGATTATTGCTTAG
- the LOC133806004 gene encoding uncharacterized protein LOC133806004: MYGNPVAAERCHTWELLCRIADSIQGPWILGGDFNEILSTEEKSGGNTRSGEAMSRFQRALDYCALDDITRREKVFSWCNGQKTNFIMEKLDRFLANVEWKDRFKDFKIQYLDWMGSDHKANVTVFGEVWSLRETKGNFRSRFHFEEAWCEEATCKQIIEDKWNNGEVCNSPSEFNMKIEECKKKLRSTNPSDEIIDTALRGIQQKISEAMNENLLGRFSEEEVFSAIKGMNPIKAPGIDGLPALFFQKFWNSVRGDVVSVCLKVLNENFPLQQLNETLITLIPKVPKAKMIEEYRPISLCKVVYKIISKCLVERMKSYLAVAVSNSQSVFVTGRMIHDNAIIGYEGLHCMRKDRFGNGKKMALKLDMSKAYDRIEWRFVERLMLKMGYHEEWVKKIMGCITSASFSFLINGEVRGNVTPEHGLCQGDPLSPFIFVLCAEALSSLILEAEQSNLLEGIYFRRRGVKVSHLFFADDKIMFRNADGNGCRALRNILCWYTAASGQVINFSKSEVCFGSKVDEDTKKEIAGMFEVKITEHFEKNLGIPGLVGRSKRETFKSIKGRIWNKIKGWKRSMFSTAGKEVLIKAVVQAMPNYAMKCFRLPLNLINNIHSIAAKFWWGSSEKKRRIHWCKWEELCKRKFRGGLGFKDMELFNKAMLAKQCWRLERFPESLVAKVLKFSYHSNCDFLQAKKGSAPSFIWRSLLWGRKIIEAGSRWRIGLGEEVRIVEDKWLPRPLNFTFLEKPELPAGIRVIDLRKADGEWDEIFIRNIFTKEDADSILSIIPGPLDSRDKRIWHYNQNGEYSVRSGYQVAIREKERVEGSNMRETESWWKKVWSLRVPPKIKLFLWKLSNKWLPTNSVLFCRKLRKEQGCCMCGDSNQREDWYHAIWQCPRNKQVWKVAGFSKITKRRNLEDPISFLSRISLQLPKDKFGFFSTLAWQCWNSRNNDAFRKWNPEATAMVDWAASYLEEFAQTDDAAPAKTNSAHQRWIAPIEGECMINVDAAVNKIQGCCRNGVVIRDRLGDVIASSCTFINCAYDPLVAELLAIQQGINLSKRFNIKGWLIVSDCSLAVGMLNRPPEESGDLDLLVFDIRREAENQSIRSVWFGPRSSNGVAHMIAKFALLS, encoded by the exons ATGTATGGGAATCCAGTAGCTGCTGAACGCTGTCACACCTGGGAGCTTCTATGTCGCATTGCTGACTCTATCCAGGGGCCTTGGATCCTGGGTGGGGATTTTAATGAAATTCTGTCGACGGAGGAAAAGAGTGGAGGAAATACTCGAAGTGGAGAGGCCATGAGCAGGTTCCAGAGAGCCCTGGACTACTGCGCTTTGGATGATATTACTAGACGAGAAAAAGTCTTCTCTTGGTGCAACGGCCAGAAGACGAACTTTATTATGGAAAAATTGGATCGATTTCTTGCTAATGTGGAGTGGAAGGACAGGTTCAAGGACTTTAAAATCCAGTACCTGGACTGGATGGGCTCTGACCATAAGGCCAATGTCACGGTCTTTGGTGAGGTGTGGTCCCTTAGGGAGACTAAAGGAAATTTCAGGTCTCGTTTCCACTTCGAGGAGGCGTGGTGTGAAGAGGCAACATGTAAACAAATTATCGAGGACAAGTGGAATAATGGTGAAGTTTGCAATAGCCCGTCCGAATTCAATATGAAGATAGAGGAGTGTAAAAAGAAGTTGAG GTCAACTAATCCCTCCGACGAAATAATTGATACTGCTTTAAGAGGGATTCAACAAAAAATTTCGGAGGCTATGAATGAGAACTTACTGGGGAGGTTCTCTGAAGAGGAGGTATTTTCGGCGATTAAGGGCATGAACCCTATCAAAGCCCCAGGAATTGATGGGCTCCCTGCCCTCTTCTTCCAGAAATTCTGGAACTCGGTTCGGGGTGATGTAGTTAGCGTTTGCCTGAAAGTTTTAAATGAGAATTTCCCACTCCAGCAACTCAACGAGACTCTGATTACACTCATACCAAAGGTGCCGAAAGCAAAGATGATTGAGGAGTACCGTCCTATTAGCCTATGCAAGGTGGTTTATAAAATTATTTCAAAATGCTTGGTAGAACGTATGAAAAGTTATCTGGCGGTGGCTGTTTCGAATTCCCAAAGTGTATTTGTTACGGGAAGAATGATTCATGATAATGCAATTATTGGATACGAAGGGTTACACTGCATGAGAAAGGATCGCTTCGGGAATGGAAAGAAAATGGCCTTAAAGCTTGATATGTCCAAGGCTTATGACAGAATTGAATGGAGATTTGTGGAGCGACTAATGTTAAAGATGGGCTACCATGAAGAGTGGGTGAAGAAAATCATGGGGTGCATTACCTCAGCTTCCTTTTCCTTCCTGATTAACGGGGAAGTCAGAGGTAATGTAACTCCAGAGCATGGTCTTTGCCAAGGTGACCCTCTCTCCCCCTTCATTTTCGTGCTCTGCGCTGAAGCTCTCTCTAGTTTGATTTTGGAAGCTGAACAGAGTAATCTTCTAGAGGGTATCTACTTTCGAAGAAGAGGGGTGAAAGTTTCTCATTTGTTCTTTGCTGATGACAAAATCATGTTTCGCAATGCGGATGGGAATGGGTGTAGAGCTCTAAGAAATATTCTCTGTTGGTACACTGCCGCATCGGGGCAGGTGATTAATTTCAGCAAGTCAGAAGTTTGTTTTGGAAGTAAAGTTGATGAAGACACAAAGAAAGAGATAGCAGGGATGTTTGAAGTTAAAATCACGGAGCATTTTGAGAAGAACTTGGGTATCCCGGGATTGGTTGGCAGATCGAAGAGGGAAACCTTTAAATCAATAAAAGGCAGAATCTGGAATAAGATAAAGGGTTGGAAGAGATCCATGTTCTCTACAGCGGGGAAGGAAGTCCTGATAAAGGCAGTGGTGCAAGCAATGCCGAATTATGCCATGAAATGttttagactccctctaaatttgataaataatattcatAGCATTGCTGCCAAATTCTGGTGGGGCTCATCTGAGAAGAAAAGAAGAATTCACTGGTGCAAGTGGGAAGAGTTGTGTAAAAGAAAGTTTAGAGGAGGCTTAGGGTTCAAAGATATGGAGCTATTCAATAAAGCTATGCTTGCTAAACAATGTTGGAGATTAGAGAGATTCCCGGAATCCCTGGTTGCTAAAGTCCTCAAATTTAGTTACCACAGTAACTGTGATTTTCTTCAAGCGAAGAAGGGTTCTGCTCCTTCCTTCATTTGGCGGAGTCTTCTTTGGGGGAGGAAAATTATCGAAGCGGGCTCGCGCTGGAGAATCGGGTTGGGAGAGGAGGTTAGAATTGTAGAGGACAAATGGCTGCCAAGGCCGTTGAATTTCACCTTCCTGGAAAAACCTGAACTGCCAGCAGGCATTAGAGTGATCGACCTGAGGAAAGCTGATGGGGAGTGGGATGAGATCTTCATCCGAAACATATTTACTAAGGAGGATGCAGATAGTATTTTAAGCATCATCCCAGGACCATTGGACTCTAGAGATAAAAGAATATGGCATTATAACCAAAATGGTGAATACTCGGTGCGCAGCGGCTACCAAGTGGCTATTCGTGAGAAAGAAAGGGTCGAAGGATCAAATATGAGGGAAACTGAAAGTTGGTGGAAAAAAGTGTGGAGTTTGAGAGTCCCTCCCAAAATCAAACTTTTCCTATGGAAGCTAAGCAACAAGTGGCTTCCCACTAATAGTGTTCTATTTTGCAGGAAACTAAGGAAGGAGCAGGGGTGCTGCATGTGTGGGGATTCTAACCAGAGAGAGGACTGGTACCACGCAATTTGGCAATGCCCAAGAAATAAACAAGTTTGGAAGGTGGCAGGTTTCAGCAAGATTACTAAAAGAAGGAATCTTGAGGACCCGATATCCTTCCTATCCAGAATTTCCCTTCAGCTCCCCAAAGACAAATTTGGCTTCTTTTCTACCTTGGCTTGGCAGTGTTGGAACAGCCGCAACAACGATGCTTTCAGGAAATGGAACCCGGAGGCTACAGCTATGGTGGATTGGGCGGCCAGCTATCTGGAGGAGTTTGCTCAAACCGATGATGCCGCTCCAGCCAAAACCAATTCTGCTCATCAAAGGTGGATAGCTCCTATTGAGGGAGAGTGCATGATCAATGTGGATGCGGCAGTGAACAAGATCCAAGGCTGCTGTAGAAATGGCGTTGTAATCAGGGACAGATTGGGAGATGTGATAGCTTCAAGTTGTACGTTTATAAACTGTGCTTATGA